The following proteins are encoded in a genomic region of Triticum dicoccoides isolate Atlit2015 ecotype Zavitan chromosome 1B, WEW_v2.0, whole genome shotgun sequence:
- the LOC119348738 gene encoding NADH--cytochrome b5 reductase 1-like, translating to MEFLQGQSTETTVAVAVAVVAVAAGAGFLLLRSKKPKGCLDAENFKEFKLVQKRQISHNVAKFKFALPTPTSVLGLPIGQHISCRGQDATGEEVIKPYTPTTLDSDIGYFELVIKMYPQGRMSHHFREMKVGDYMSVKGPKGRFKYQPGQVRAFGMIAGGSGITPMFQVTRAILENPNDNTKVHLIYANVTYDDILLLEELDNMAKNYPDRFKIYYVLNQPPEVWDGGVGFVSKEMIQAHCPAPAADIQILRCGPPPMNKAMAANLDDLGYTKEMQFQF from the exons ATGGAGTTCCTGCAGGGGCAGAGCACGGAGACCACGGTGGCCGTCGCGGTCGCCGTCGTCGCCGTGGCCGCCGGCGCCGGATTCCTTCTCCTCCGCAGCAAGAAACCCAAGG GCTGCTTGGATGCTGAGAATTTCAAAGAGTTTAAACTCGTGCAGAAGAGACAGATCAGTCATAATGTGGCCAAGTTCAAATTTGCTCTGCCGACACCTACTTCAGTGTTGGGCCTTCCGATTGGCCAACATATAAGCTGCAG AGGGCAGGATGCTACTGGCGAGGAAGTAATCAAGCCTTATACTCCGACTACACTGGATTCTGATATTGGATACTTTGAGCTTGTTATAAAG ATGTATCCccaaggaaggatgtctcatcatTTTCGTGAGATGAAAGTGGGTGACTATATGTCTGTGAAGGGACCAAAG GGCCGTTTCAAGTACCAGCCTGGGCAAGTGAGAGCATTTGGAATGATAGCTGGAGGATCAGGCATTACACCGATGTTCCAA GTCACAAGGGCAATTCTTGAGAACCCAAATGACAATACAAAAGTTCACTTGATCTACGCTAATGTCACATATGACGACATTCTTCTGCTG GAAGAACTAGACAATATGGCTAAAAACTATCCTGATCGCTTCAAGATCTACTATGTCTTGAATCAG CCACCTGAAGTCTGGGATGGTGGTGTCGGGTTTGTGTCAAAGGAAATGATCCAAGCTCACTGCCCAGCGCCTGCCGCCGACATTCAG ATATTGAGATGCGGACCTCCTCCAATGAATAAAGCCATGGCTGCAAACCTGGATGACCTTGGCTACACCAAGGAGATGCAGTTCCAGTTCTAG